aaacataattaaatacaAACCTACCTTCACGTTCACTGTACATGTACACGGCATCCTCGAAGACCTGAGGCCCTTTTACTACACTTGATATCCATATACAAGTGTCTTGACATCTGTAAGCTCTGCCATTGCTATTGCTTCCTGTCCTTGGCTGACAAAGAGCTTAAACCTCTCACCTATTAATATTCAGCTCTTTGTATCTCCATGGTACATGCAGGTAATTGTAAACAATGCCACCAGACATTCTAACGGAAGGATTCAGTGAAAGTAAACTGGAAAACATAACCAATGCTTCCCTGGTAAAACTCTGCCAGGAAACTGGGGGAGAGTCTAACTCGCCATATGTTTTCCAGCTTGCAAATATCCGGAATTTATGGTCTTTGTTTACAGCTTCCAGCCATGGAAAGCAGCCAGTGAGAGCTACATACAGAGTGACTCCAAATGCCCAGACATCAATACTTGGACTCAAGTGTAGATATTGGTTAGGTTCCAGAATAGAAAGCTCAGGTGCCATGTATGGTATTATATGAGACATCGATGGGATGAATCTACCAAAACGTTCTGTTAGACCAAAATCTCCGATCTTAATTTCGTGGCATTCTTTATCCATAAGCAAGATGTTGTCTGGTTTCAGGTCTCTATGCACCAACCCTTGATTATGAATGAAAAACAATGCTTCGGAAATCTGAGCAGCACAACGCTTCACAATGTATTCTGGTAACCCAAcctaaaatattagaaaaaaaaaaaaatcagtatattAAGTAAAATATTCAGTagagccaaaaataaaaatattttaccaatatCATTCTCAAAATCATTATTTTAATAAGTCAGCTGATAACTCTCCTCTAGCAAAAGTATGCCTCAAATATTAGTTATTGTGTTGTAAGCAGTGATTTACACATGCAATGTTGAATTATCAATGTATGCCATAATTAAAGTTCTAAAATATATATGCTGCTGAAAATAGAATAATAATTTTAGCTATTTCAATTGTAGGCAAGTGTTGACAGTAAATGTAATTAAAcactttttatatgttttatggaGATGGCTGTGTTTATTAAAACTTTTCAATCAAAGTTTTCAACTTTTTCAATGAATTCAACTTGAACATTGATAATTATTTAACCAAACTAAGATGCAGCTAGGACACATGTTGGTAACCAGTGGCCCTCCTGTTCTTGATGATATACAATTACAGCAAATATCCTATGCCAGTTATTGTTATAGTACATACATAAGGTATAGGGTATCAAGTTGCCCATGCCTAAAGTAGCATAGATATTCTAACAAGACCATTCATTGTTACTAATCTGCTGTAAAATACCACTGAGACTAATGAGGAGCAATTATACAGCTTATGCTCCTTACCTTCTCAACAATAATGGATTTGAGGGTCCCTGCTGTTGCCACCTCCTGGACGTAGACGTAGTGTTTCAGGGTATCAAAGAAGTAGGGGTAGGTTGTAATGATACCCCTGTGATGAGACAGATAGACCGCAACCTTGAATTCCTTGACAAAGGCATCTTGGTGGGTTCTCTCTTTCTTCATCAGTTTTAGCGCCACTGATCGACCTTGTAAACATGATCAAGACAATTGTTAAAACCATTTTCAGAAAAACAATCAACTATAGTAACATTAATGAGTCGGGAGTGACATGAGGATGTTAAATGTAATACTATTAAGACAGTTCTCTTTAAGTGCTCCAATATTTCTTTCCGAgtcctgtgtgtgtgcatgcaacacttgaaattaatttaatttgcctATTGTTTTGGCTGTGCCGGTACAGCAAGAtatacaatgtaaataaaaagacaaaagaaaacaaataaaaaaaaaaattagtttgccACTAGGTTTTGCAAAAAGTGACATTTCTGCTTAAAGTACAGGTTATTATATCCATTAACTATTCTAGATACTGTATGTTATTAGATTAACACACGTGTGCCAACAAAAAGGCTTTGGGGTTAATCAAACTGTCTATGTACCTGCTAGCTTGTCATGAGCCAGGAAAACTTGACCAAAGGTCCCTTCTCCAAGCTTTTCAAGAACCTGGTACTGCTCTGGAATCATCTGGATCTCTTGGTTTTCGGATGTATTTTCCattgcaatgagctggaaggcagGTTCTTTACTCAGATCTGAAGCGTAAACCTGAGGATGCAAAATATTCGTTTTAAAAACTgcttttttataatcttttataaGTAAAGATAAATCTTCATTGTAGTTTTGCTGTTCTGAATCAGAATACAGATGTGTAATCTTTTTAAAACATTGCAATCTAAAACTATGACGTGTGGAAACCTAAACTACAAGAAAAATGAGCCCATTCCATGTAGAACAATCTCTACCACTCCTTTTCTCCTGCCAAAGATTAGTTGAACTtcgcaaacacaaaataaataatgaaagcatGGTACAGTGCATCTCTAGTAGTTTTTGTAAGAGGACAAGACCAGTTCTTCAGAGTGGATCCATGGAGAGATATGCCTCCAGAAAGTGGTACAAAGACAGCAAAATGCATTTATAGGGTCTGTTAATAGCCCTGAGAAATATTTTAAGACGACTAGAGAGACTGTATAACAGATGGCAGGTGTATAATGTAATCAAGACATTAAATGTAAAAGTAGGTAGAactttatatagattttttttaaaaataaatgcaaattgtatatttaatgtataattcaataaacagtatttttttttttattaattgagttTATTGTTTTCAATCATAAAATAGaaagggtgggggtacagaaaaaaaaaggggtaggGTGGGGGATTCAGGGTTACAGTACAAAGGATTAGATACAACACAGTGACATTCATATTTCATATTAATCACCACCTATCTATGTACGCAGTGGTTTGGGCGTAGTGTAGTCTCTGCTCGTCCCAATTTAGAACGGGCGTTATCTATTCCCCTCTTTTCCACCTTCAAGTGTAACTCGTCATTGAGACAGTGTAGCTATCAGCCTTTTATAGGCATGCAGGGGCGATGCTCTGGCTATCTTGTGTCTGTTCGTCATGTGATACGTGTACCTGCTATATACCTTAACCTTGTTGGGCATTCAGGGGGGTCAAGAAGTCTCAAGTGTCGGCTATCTACTCGACGAGGCTCTCCACCTACACGATTAATGCCTCCTATATATCCCCCTAAGTGTGGCACTCTGTGATGTATTACGCAAGTGTCAAGGCATTGCTCCACCTGAACCTCCCAAATTAAAGCATAATAACggaaaaaacaaatagaatacatttaaaaaaaccatcTAACATAAATCTAACATGAGGGAGAACCATAACTGCTTGCTATCCAGCAGCTATTCGGATTTCTATGGCTGTCGTCTTAGGCGATGGCATCGaccaggatgggggggggggggggggaggaataagAAGCTCCCTgccctaaagtttttttttttttttttttatagttagtaACAGGTGTGTGCATGATCTGGCTCTGAGGCCTATTGAAGGTTTTATGGAGGCTGGAACTGAAAGCGGCTACACCAAGGTTCCCAGTTTtgagatattttatgtttttggtcGGCAGTTATCGCCGATGAGATGTCATATACATAATTTAGTCGGATTTTGTCCATGAGGTTCTTTTCAGAGGGGCAATTGGTTGATTTCCAATTGAGCGCTATAAGAGCTCTAGCTGCTAGTATCACCTGTGCGGCCAATGCTTTCTCCTGCTTCGTCCAGCTGGCGGGAAGGTCCAACCATAGGCAGGCCCCAAACTCCAGCGGGAGAATGATATCTACTTTGCTAAGCAACCTAGAAACCTCCAACCACAATGGCCGAATAAGGTCGCatccccaccatatgtggagcgtCGTGCCTTTATGTGCTCGGCATCTCCAGCATCGGTCAGAAGTGTTTGGGTATATTTTGCTAAGTTTATCCGGCGTCAGATACCATCGGTACATTAGCTTTCTGTGAGCTTCAATATGTGAGTAGCACGCGGTATACCCAGTCAGTGCATTGACTAGTGCTAGCCATTTGTGGGGAAGAAGAGTTGTcccactttctttttcccattgggacATAAATGATAGGTTTGGGGACAGTGGGAAGTTCGATATTGCTTTGTAGCACCTGGAGAGCAATTTAGGCCTAAGGGGGTATTTCCAACATGTCATAAGGAGATCGCATTGCTGAGTAGATTCCCCAGCCTTGCCCTCTGTGGTCCTATCTACATGCTCCAATAGTGCACTTTTAATTTGGAGGTAAGGGAACACATATCTAGGAGCTAGGCTGTACTTCTGTTGGAGCTCAGCAAAGGGAGTGATTTCCGTACCAGTAAACAATTGGGAGACACTAGTGATGCCCGCTTCTGCCCATGTGGATAGTGAGAGCCATGGTAACACTGTGGACATGGCGTTTAATGGCGCCAATCTGTGAAATCTAGGAGTCTTAGTCTGAATTGCTCTAAACTTATCCCATATGTGTACCGTCAGTTTTGTTGTGGAAAGGAGCGTGCGCGCCTTCCCCCTTTTAGCTGGTGGGGACCACATGTGCTCTAGGAGTGTCTCCTTAGGCCATTGTTTGCGTTCCATGTCGACCCAAAGTAGTTGTCCCTTGTCTGCATGGAGATTTACTGCCTGGGATAGTATGGCTGCCAAGTGATACATGGCCACCTGCggcacccccatccctcccatctgGAACGGTCTATACAAGGTGTGACTCGCTACTCTCGCACGTTTGTTCCCCCATATAAAGCTATTAATGGAGTATTTAATAGATTGAATTGTTCTTTTAACCAAATCAAATTTTGAACCAACGTTCAGAAATCACCTGTTaatattccagatccagagtgtCCTGACTAACCCCAAATTAATTATATGCTATGAATTAAAGGACAGAACCAGTTTTACAAACCAAGCTACACATTAAAACATTTCTCTCCAACTACTGTGTAATACAACTTTCAATCACGTTATAGGTTGGCTGAGACTTACGTGACATTTAGTCCAACATATACGGAGAACCAAATGTTATTCATCCAACAGGAATAACAATCATGTACATTTTATTCCCTGAACATCTAATTGTTTAACCAAATACTAAAATagaaggtttgtttttttaaacaaattttgttGTATAGAAAATTACCAAATTTCAATCTAGAGGAGCTGTAGACCGTTTCCATCTCTACTATTTTAACCTACTCTTTGCAATTTATCTACATATCACACTCCATTCAGACATGTATCAGTTTATAAGGAAGTGTAGATCTTACCTTTAAAATCTTACAAACAACTTTGGGTTGAGATCTCACTTTGGAATATGGCAAACGTGATCTCTTTCACAAGTTCAACACATGGAAATTTTCTCCTGGAGTCCAATGTCTTCAAGAGGTTCCTGCTAAACCAACAAGAAGACAAATTCTGAAAGCTGTAAGCCTGCTAATGGTCTTTTATAGGAGAACTTCCCTGACTAAACCATAAACCCCGCCCTTAATTAAATGCAAATTGAGTATCCCACCAATAGCCTTTGTCATGTTAATAGGTGTGAAGATTTATATTGGTCAGTGTTCAAGCAGTGGGTGGACAAAAGAgattatatgtaatatgttaattaGAAACAGACACTACAGTATCTGTTCTATTCACATTATTAGCATTATAATTACCCTTTTAAgcaaaaatgttaaatgtgttATGTAAACATAGCATAAACCTTGTGGAGGTAAACTTAAATGAAATAGTCTAGGACCGGGAAAATCTTAATATTCAATGTAAAAAGTTTATTTATGTGTAGGAAGCTTAAAAGATTAGAAAATCCAGCAAAATCCTTTCTGTGACCTCATTCATCAATCCAGGTTTTGATGGGTAAAAGTTGCACATAATCACTGTGGAGGTTGAAAGATACATTAATTATTAAACTGGAGTACTGCAATATTATTGTTTCTGCTATTAGATTTTATGATTAGAAATTGGTCTTTAGTTTCTCACTATCTACATTTAACCTGACCTCAAATTTTGATTGTCCTTCACATTGCAATATATTGTGTAAATCACTAAACACACCTTTCCTTATTAACCAAAAGTCACCAAGTCAGCAGCcaaaatatgcaatttttttgttattccacCAAACatatttttctgttaattattggtgttatatttttcaatatatatatatatattttttttttgtcgtaAATACAACCAACTGGCTTTAAAATAACCTTTTATTCTATAACCTGCCTAAATAGTAAACCATACTATTCTGCCAGCTGTAACCTGCTATAAATCTCATATATTGTGGTGTTGACTGACTGAAAACTatccaattataattttttttttttttttttaaccccattCATTTTTTGAAGCTCCTAATCTATCTTGCATGAACCCTATAGTGTGTATATTCCAGGTGTTGGGTGTTGTGGGTGAGTATGACTGCTCATAATGACTCACACAATTATTATAGAAGGTATGCATTCATGCTGCATAACCTTCAATTAGTTGATGGctccttttttccatttttgtttccttttgagcaaatattcacataaaacataatttgaaaatacatttttattatgaagATTCCGTTTAATtcccacattttttttatctatatacaGAGTTAACCAAAGGCTATACCTGTCTTATAGTACCACTACACTAAGAATGACCGTAAGCATGCACCCAGTAACACTAACATTTGTCCCATTACAGGcaatttttcctttttaaaattgAGGGGATCTTGTGTAAATGGAAAGGAAATCCAAAATTGGAGGTTGGGCATGATGACCTCTAGAATTCTTCCTATGGAAATTCCTTGAATCTCTTTATCAGCTTTATCAGCTTATCTTTTAGTCTTTGGCAACTCGTGTTGGTCCCACTGGTCACATTGCTATTTGAACCCTCTTTCAATAATATCAATATTattgtatttctttaaatttttCACAAACCAATCCTCCTTTAGATTAGACATGGTAcatcttttttttaatctgttaaaCCACAAATGTCATAAAGACTATTAACCCCCTCTACACGTGAATGTTTGAGAATCTGGGCTTTTAAATCAAATTGCCGACAGATAAGAAATGTATCACAGAAAAATCCTTGGGCAAGATTTTTATTACCAGTAGTTAGTGAAAAGGTCATTTTCTCTTCTAAAACTTTGCTTTTGGTGGATTCATTTCCATTCATTTTCCATTTTTCTGATATttgtttgaatgttttttttaggTGATTTGTTATGGGGCTGCGTATTAACGCCTCACTCCTGATTATTCATTCTTCTGGCTTTCCCTGTACGTGAGTATGATGATAACACAGATGATGTCATTCCCCAGTGTTATTGTCTGTATTTTCTATTTTGGTATccgtcaaattgaaaaaaaaaaaactgttcaatTTTTTTCAATGTGGGTCTCTGTTTCTTGtgttttttgatttttgttttcatgcaccTTGATTCATGCCAAGCAAACTACAGATATAGTCACAAAGTGCCAGGTTGTTATAAGATTTTTAAGCAATTCACTTTGTACCATAACTATACCCTTGTTAGTCTGTCATATAATGGATATATGAGAGAGAGAACTGTGAAATATATTAGCATtctataattattaataatagtgaATGTAGAAAGCTCTCTGTATTGCTTTCCCCTTTTAAACTTGTTATTGAATTCCTCTTGAacttgcttttaaaaaaataaaacattatcattatatattataaactatTCACAATTGATCCCCAAAAGTCAACATTATTAGTCATTACCAGATCCATATAACTAACCATTATAGTAGGTGCTTCTACTAATTGAGAAATGAAGGTGTAAATTCTACTATCCCACGTCAATGTCAAGATAGTAAAAATATCCAGGGATTATTGTTTTAACTCCAATGTATAACTTTTCAATTTGCTGGTTTTCTGGAATAGTCAAATTTTGGGGGTTTCTAAGATATTCCTACAACTACAATATTTCTCCTCTTACCTCCTAACAGGATTTCTAACCAAATAGCCTACACATTTTACTTGTATGCAGAGCGGACActaccataaggtggcacaaGCAACCGCCTTAACCTCTCCTAACCTGGAAAAGCGGTGCAGAGGTGAAAGGAATGAAAGAAGTCAGTCGCTATAATCAGAGGCAAAGGCCACATAGATATGTCATATTTTAGGGCCCAACACTCTTGGCGGAAGAATAAGTGTCCAGGGGATGTTAGGGGTGTATTTATACAAAAAAAGTGACTCTCAACAAAGTGTAAGTGTATAAGTGAAAATAAATTGAACAATCTGACATTAGCTTCCCTTTTTCCAAAGATTCTATCCCGAAGACATCCTCAAATCTTcaacatataaatacacaatacATAGGGGGTGATCCTGCTAAGGTAATTAAAATGGTAAAATATAGACAATATAGGTTTtatcaattggccactcacaatatGCAAGTCAAAAGAGAGCATTCAGAGTAGTGCTCGTTTCAGGAgtgtttatttcatttatattgtCCAGTTGAGTTGAAAATCTGTAACGTGCAACCAGATAAAACATTAGCAagataaagtgcaaaatacaatTTTATTCACTTACAAATTAGTTAGTAATAGCAATCCTATGCATTTCATCCCACATCGGGAACAATTTTGCAGTACAAGTGAAGCATAAATATAAACCTCCCCGCCCACCATATTGTTATAAACCCCTCTTAATTGATCCATCCATGCTTTCATTGGCTTTCTGACATTGTGCAGCCCGTGCAAAGATGTAATTTTTCATGTGTTTCCCTAATGCGTTCCATTTCATTCCGGGTTTCATTCATGTGCTTATAAGTCACCTTCCACTCATGTCATCACGTCATGGAAGTGATGATGTGTGCATTCTAAATGTGTTCCACTTCTCTCACCagaacccctgagtgcctgatgagaaGTTGGAAGCCTTCAGtgtggaagtggattatcagggcctggtgcagggtaaccacacgccccctggtgttgagcaccagcatttgtgcggccatATACCAGGTCCCTGATGTAGCTGCTGTggatcccaagagctaggagctagatgatatgcagacctcccaggagctgaatagggaggctctgcagcaagaatatatccagtacagaaacaaggcaaggctagaacaggcaccaaacatgaaaacaagacagaactagtagaacccagaaccagagaaggataggaagctaaacccagaacatgtacaaaatatataagggaacattaactaaacaggggcaggacaggacaggacaggactgtacatggactgggattacacactaaaacaagacaagatatgataggcaaaacaaggagaaataactaagtactatttatgaaaatcatggggatttagtcacattatatgatcatacattgcataagcctgccaacaactccaatgtaccccatatctggcaggtcctactctgcctaatgtatgctaaaagaaccataagaaacacacatagcacttacctgcaagaaaggacagaaggcttgagcagctgcctgcaggctccaactgaaacaaaaggaatcatggaaaacaaacaggtgtggcaacataaaacaaacatttaaaggaaacctggacactgggaattccagggacggattacaggaatgaacccagaaaaaacCCAGCatgaagaaaaccagacatggaataaaaaaacagaaaaaacaagaaaaacaaaacaagaattgtaaaaagagtactggataccagaagccaaggtcagacatctctgcagaacagagcaggatgtgacagatGTAAGTATAAGTCCTTACTCAAGTTATCCAGTGGGCATGTAGAGAAGGGGAAGATGGGTTAAATGACATAAGTGGGTATTATTAAAGTGCTCATCACTTATAACTAATAAACTAAAATCGAAATTACCTTTatgaattaataaatataaaccaAGATCATTAACCAGTTGCGCAAGACCAAGCAGTTGTGCaggattctaagaccagacagaccaacgtgtgcacagcctggattgactacaagaaagcctgtgacacaatgccacacacatggatactggaatgcttggctctataCAAGACAATAAAAACtcaatgggcaagtggaaaacaactctacaAGTCAATTCCAGGACACTAactcaagtgaacatcaaatgtggcatataccaaggtgatgcactatccccaatgctgttctgcataggcctcaaatCCCTTAACCAGgtcatcaagaagagtggatacagaTACAAGAGTGGTGCTACAATCAGCCAActactctacatggatgacatcaTGTAGagttggttgcttcatctaagtgttgcttctaagtgtgtggttggagatagtcTGGAGAGTttaacagaagcttcaactgtctaagagttgtgttaagagttttcttttttactgtttcaggtaagattcatctgtaggaaaaggttactgattgcacaaggtttgatttcctgttggtaattataaggcatttgatttgattagttagctagttgctattgattgctgttgaattagctattgtttgcaaataagcagaggcctacccaggtgttaaacattcctagtgggtggtgattttaggagttatataagggttgttgtcattagcttggctaatatagcttggtttctTCATCCacgtgttgcttctaagtgtgtggttggagatagtcTGGagataactttttatttatcctcctgaatacctcagattacctccaggttaagatttgtttgatttaaattattaacctcattggaatggcagacttagttaaGTGTAATAGtttttatgcatttgtttcacgttccactttttggaggtttggttgttgtctaatctgtaggcAGTTCTTTATCTTGTGGCAGAAGATTGTATtattgaagtctgagatttgtaaattatctggtactgctgcaaagccactgtcgcagagacatactaggaatggcagatggatcactgtaggatctggtagacttagagttgtggataaaaggcatattgcacagactgttgctctacataattcattttctgcactttcacagtgtaatggtgttatggagacaggcactgagggtagtggtgttgtggagagaggcactgagggtagtggtgttgtggagagaggcttggagactatggtgaggcctaatagaaagcagttgttgttgggggattccatcataagaggtgtggagatggacaatggtggtcttgtgaggtgtcttcccggagctactgctcagagacaggagacatatttgtaatattgttaagcgagcaaagcaggaaggggaattggatgtacttgtccatctagggacaaattacttggcttgcaatgaagtttcagaggttaaggaagtttttagtgtttttgccaatgatatacggcaggttgcttccacactgtcattctctgaagttctgtctgtgcataacactcagaacgacaggcggatgcgtattagggactttaacttgtggcttggtgaatggtgtcgggagaaaggatttggctttatttctcatggtagctctgtttggaatggaaataaactgtacaaaaaagatggtttgcatctttctcaaaagagaacaaatgttctcagtgaggagttcagaggttttgctaggatgtatttaaactatgagggggggacaaaagggtgataaaacataaatccaattgtcccccaaaacaaggacagaaggtgcctgtagcaagtgtgttaaaaaatgataagcttagagtcatgtctacaaatgctcgcagtttagggaataagatccatgaacttgtggcaataatggcaactgatagtgtagatttagtcgctgttactgagacatggtataatgagaaaaatgactgggacatagcaataccagggtactctttatatagaagagacagggaaggcaggaaagggggaggggtggccctgtacgtgaaggatagcataaaatctagcctaataaaagttagtgaggaaAACAtcgagtctgtttgggttacgttagaatttggtaatcccacagtaactcgtgtaggtgtgatttataggcccccaggacaaattgaagagttagataatctactagttgaggaaataacttcccccttcattgtcattttagctatcatcatgggtgactttaatcttcctgatgtgaattggaaaacaaaaacagctgcttgtgccaggagcacacatattctaaactccctactgggattgtctctaaaacaagtcgttgaggagccaactcgtaaagaggccatactagatttagtgttaaaaaATGGAGATTTGATAcctgatattactgtaggtgaaagtttaggatccagtgatcatcagtcagtgtggtttaatataagaacaatgactgagtcacaccacacaaaaacaaaagttttagactttagaaaagcagacttttctaaaattagaatgtgtaaaggagtcattatcagactggagcaatttaaatggagtctaagagaaatgggattatttaaaagtcgcactactgaaggcaacagaaaattgcattaagcttgtcagtaaaagtaaaaaaatttggGCGTGTCCTAACCACAGAGCGAGATGGCCGCTTGAGCTCAGTGCTCCGCAACACGAGCTAGGCAATCCGACCCAATCCGGCACACAGTGGGTACAGATAGCCTCACAAGCCATCATGCCGCACTCCAAGTCACGGAGGCAAGCTGACAAAAgcgataaaattatttttttcacccaGAAGAAGCCGCCAGCCTCACAACACGCTGAACTAGGCCCACAAGATGGCGCCGGGTACTCTGGAGGGAGCAGCCCCCGTTCAGATCTGGACATGCCACCAGAAATAGGGCTCACAGCCTCTCTTCTCCAAGCAGGCCTGGACAAGCAGTCCAATAAGCTGATCGCCACCTGGCAAGAAAGTGTGGCTGAAATCAAACGCGACCTGCATGATCTGGGGTCACGAACAGGGCACATAGAGACGAAAGTGGACAATATGGTGGAGGCCCACAATCAAGCCGTAGACAGGATTCAGACTCTCGAATCCCAACTGGCTAAATACGAGGTGAAGCTTATGGACTTCGAGGACCGATCACGCCAAAGCAACCTGAGGCTCCGCGGCATCCCAGAAGATGTGCTGGAAGCTGACCTACCTGCCTTTGTGAACAGCTTCTTCAAGGCCCTACTGCCGGACATCCCGGT
The nucleotide sequence above comes from Pelobates fuscus isolate aPelFus1 chromosome 4, aPelFus1.pri, whole genome shotgun sequence. Encoded proteins:
- the LOC134609321 gene encoding serine/threonine-protein kinase SBK1-like, with protein sequence MSNLKEDCRNLLKTLDSRRKFPCVELVKEITFAIFQKQQNYNEDLSLLIKDYKKAVFKTNILHPQVYASDLSKEPAFQLIAMENTSENQEIQMIPEQYQVLEKLGEGTFGQVFLAHDKLAGRSVALKLMKKERTHQDAFVKEFKVAVYLSHHRGIITTYPYFFDTLKHYVYVQEVATAGTLKSIIVEKVGLPEYIVKRCAAQISEALFFIHNQGLVHRDLKPDNILLMDKECHEIKIGDFGLTERFGRFIPSMSHIIPYMAPELSILEPNQYLHLSPSIDVWAFGVTLYVALTGCFPWLEAVNKDHKFRIFASWKTYGELDSPPVSWQSFTREALVMFSSLLSLNPSVRMSGGIVYNYLHVPWRYKELNINR